One part of the Sulfolobus tengchongensis genome encodes these proteins:
- a CDS encoding FAD/NAD(P)-binding oxidoreductase — MAKRIIVAGGNIAGTIIANRLIQKLEHEVNKGDVEIVVLNKSDDHIYLPGQLLVGFGLEVPGELVKKESELLDPRIKFLHGEKGTITKIDVANHSVQTADGVQHSYDYLVITTGVEYTWDEIPGYRAASHTVFEYDDAIKMREALEKFQGGTIVVNVARLPHRCPVAPLEVTLILDDYLRKRGIRDKTKIIYTYPVQGVFGRPITNKFMLRLFEQRGIEVHSPFTVTSVNPTEKVIESQEGEKLKFDMLIAVPPNMGAKVIGDSGIGDRRRWIPTDKFTLRMKDQSNVYVMGDATDLPVSKAGSTADFESYVVAHNIANDIKGNLGVKNYGGDVLCYIATGTDQATYIRFSYTMNESPPPPSYIHWWGKIMYNKMYWTVTAKAVV, encoded by the coding sequence ATGGCTAAAAGGATAATAGTCGCTGGAGGAAATATAGCCGGTACAATAATTGCTAATAGATTAATTCAAAAATTAGAGCATGAGGTAAATAAAGGAGATGTGGAAATAGTAGTGCTGAATAAGTCCGATGATCATATCTATTTGCCTGGCCAATTATTAGTGGGATTTGGTCTTGAAGTTCCAGGAGAATTGGTTAAGAAAGAAAGTGAGCTATTAGACCCTCGTATCAAATTTTTACATGGAGAAAAAGGTACCATTACTAAGATAGATGTAGCTAATCATTCTGTGCAAACCGCCGATGGCGTTCAGCATAGTTATGATTATTTAGTTATAACGACAGGTGTAGAGTACACCTGGGACGAAATACCCGGTTATAGGGCCGCGTCACATACAGTGTTTGAGTATGATGATGCGATAAAGATGAGAGAAGCATTAGAGAAGTTTCAAGGCGGCACTATAGTCGTTAATGTAGCTAGGTTGCCTCATAGATGTCCAGTAGCTCCTCTGGAAGTTACCTTAATTTTAGATGATTATTTGAGAAAGAGGGGTATTAGAGATAAGACTAAGATAATTTATACATATCCAGTTCAAGGAGTATTTGGAAGACCCATAACTAATAAGTTCATGTTGAGGCTTTTCGAACAAAGAGGTATAGAAGTACATTCTCCATTTACAGTAACTAGCGTGAACCCAACTGAGAAGGTTATTGAATCACAAGAGGGAGAGAAGTTAAAGTTTGATATGTTAATTGCTGTTCCGCCTAATATGGGTGCTAAGGTTATTGGAGATTCTGGAATAGGAGATAGGAGGAGATGGATACCAACAGATAAGTTCACTCTGAGGATGAAAGACCAGTCAAATGTTTACGTGATGGGTGATGCTACCGACTTACCAGTTTCTAAAGCAGGGTCAACTGCGGATTTTGAGTCCTATGTTGTCGCTCATAATATTGCAAATGATATAAAGGGCAACTTAGGTGTTAAAAACTACGGTGGAGACGTATTATGTTACATAGCAACTGGTACCGATCAAGCTACTTATATCAGATTCAGCTATACTATGAATGAGAGTCCTCCACCACCTTCGTACATACATTGGTGGGGCAAAATAATGTACAATAAGATGTATTGGACTGTTACAGCTAAGGCTGTGGTCTGA
- a CDS encoding DsrE family protein, which produces MKTGIIVGSNERSRLTYAAMTSVIISSMGDEVYVFLTMDAVKAFTKNPEVKNEDLSSKTMVEKKEEDYMSLFRKAKKSNKVKIYACSYASKLFNYTKEDYVDIVDEIAGITTFSMDVEGGQIISVW; this is translated from the coding sequence ATGAAGACTGGAATTATTGTAGGTTCTAATGAGCGTTCAAGGTTAACTTATGCTGCGATGACTTCAGTTATAATATCGTCTATGGGTGACGAAGTCTACGTTTTTTTAACAATGGATGCTGTTAAGGCGTTTACCAAAAACCCAGAAGTTAAGAATGAGGATCTGTCATCAAAGACCATGGTTGAAAAGAAGGAAGAAGATTATATGAGCTTGTTTAGGAAAGCTAAAAAGAGCAATAAGGTTAAGATTTATGCTTGTTCATATGCTAGTAAGCTATTTAACTATACTAAAGAGGATTATGTTGATATAGTCGATGAAATAGCAGGGATAACTACATTTAGTATGGACGTTGAAGGTGGACAAATAATTTCAGTGTGGTAA
- a CDS encoding DUF1641 domain-containing protein, whose protein sequence is MQTINLEKLASKIDEKKIDELAELLDLTPALNEALKKIDELRESGALDVLVNSAYVVKSFRDMLNDEAIQNLGNIVSSLLEFGKVVSKSEVFENTMAIIQNSDTLADFVKRLKTLKEDGTLDVLINMSYSLKTFRDMLTDDAIQNLAYTLSSSLEVMKLVSQRADAVKVLLDRSEVMSDLLSRLDNMRTDGTLDVLVNSAYVVKSFRDMLNDEAIQNLGKYISNLLEIMREIDDQTLRSIKSTMKKMRLIDNVLNKVEDLDRNGALDVVIDLAYVAKTLRDMLNDEAITHISGYVSQFLEVYPKAMDFFGITLSEVPYRIMRAITSDEVKKNLESPPQVSIGGLIRLLSDPEIQRGLGVIFIVIRAIGKEFSTK, encoded by the coding sequence ATGCAAACTATTAATCTTGAAAAACTAGCTTCTAAGATTGATGAAAAGAAAATAGATGAGCTAGCCGAACTTCTAGATCTGACTCCAGCACTTAATGAGGCACTAAAGAAAATAGACGAGCTTAGGGAGTCTGGAGCATTAGATGTTTTGGTTAATTCTGCTTATGTTGTTAAGAGTTTTCGTGATATGTTGAATGATGAGGCTATACAAAACTTAGGTAATATAGTATCGTCACTGTTAGAATTTGGAAAAGTTGTTTCTAAATCTGAAGTATTTGAGAATACGATGGCTATTATTCAGAATTCAGACACATTAGCCGATTTTGTCAAAAGGTTAAAGACGCTGAAGGAAGATGGCACTTTAGATGTTCTAATTAATATGTCATATTCTCTGAAGACTTTTCGTGATATGTTAACTGATGACGCAATACAGAACCTAGCTTATACTTTATCCAGTTCATTAGAAGTAATGAAGTTAGTCTCACAACGCGCTGATGCTGTTAAAGTCTTGCTTGACAGATCTGAAGTGATGTCTGATCTTCTAAGTAGATTAGATAATATGAGAACTGATGGCACATTAGATGTTTTGGTTAATTCTGCTTATGTTGTTAAGAGTTTTCGTGATATGTTGAATGATGAGGCTATACAAAACTTAGGTAAATACATTTCAAATTTATTAGAGATAATGAGAGAGATCGATGATCAAACCTTACGCTCAATAAAGTCCACTATGAAAAAAATGAGACTTATAGATAATGTCCTAAATAAGGTTGAAGATCTAGATAGGAATGGTGCATTAGACGTTGTTATAGATTTAGCGTATGTTGCGAAAACTCTTCGTGATATGTTGAATGATGAGGCTATAACTCATATTTCTGGTTATGTATCGCAATTTTTAGAGGTTTATCCTAAGGCTATGGACTTCTTTGGGATAACACTCAGCGAAGTGCCGTATAGGATAATGAGAGCTATTACTTCTGATGAAGTTAAGAAGAATTTGGAGTCACCACCTCAAGTCTCAATAGGCGGACTTATTAGATTATTGTCAGATCCAGAAATTCAGAGAGGTTTAGGAGTGATATTTATTGTAATTAGAGCTATAGGAAAGGAATTTAGTACTAAATAG
- a CDS encoding winged helix-turn-helix transcriptional regulator: MEKLPPSAKLVLKVILEKKVIRFKELQEQTKLPTRTLRYALRVLREKGLIKALPCLDDARERMYSVLEIDECYKLFSD; this comes from the coding sequence ATGGAAAAACTCCCACCATCAGCAAAACTAGTACTAAAGGTAATACTAGAGAAAAAGGTAATTAGATTCAAGGAATTACAAGAACAAACTAAGTTGCCCACACGAACATTACGTTATGCATTAAGGGTACTCAGGGAAAAAGGTTTAATAAAAGCGTTACCTTGCCTTGACGATGCCAGAGAAAGAATGTACTCAGTTCTAGAAATAGACGAATGTTATAAGTTATTTAGCGATTAA